The following proteins come from a genomic window of Legionella cherrii:
- the dusA gene encoding tRNA dihydrouridine(20/20a) synthase DusA, which produces MTNILLSPLSIAPMIDWTYSHFRVFMRFLAPHALLYTEMQTTGAIQNNPVRSLQFNAKEHPIAIQLGGSDPDALAQCTQRAEQEGYDEVNINLGCPSDKVQAGRFGACLMNDPKQVVHCIHAMRQAGSIPVTAKTRIGIDHQDSYEFFSDFVNQLVEAGAQKIIVHARKAWLNGLNPKQNRTIPPVNYEYVYRLKKEIPAIPIVINGNILNIGEIKEHLQHVEGVMLGRLACDNPFQIATIHQTLYPETSVRTRSQVFNYYLDYLLDQYSKGVSLSLLIKPVFNLAFGLPGASQWKKKLMLILQDKNLTLFQELSEYLQNIELLAAV; this is translated from the coding sequence GTGACGAATATTCTGCTTTCTCCTTTGTCTATTGCTCCGATGATCGATTGGACCTACAGTCATTTTCGAGTTTTTATGCGTTTTTTGGCTCCTCATGCACTTTTGTATACTGAAATGCAAACTACTGGGGCGATACAAAACAATCCTGTGCGTTCTTTGCAATTTAATGCAAAAGAACATCCCATCGCAATTCAACTTGGTGGTTCGGATCCTGATGCCTTAGCGCAATGCACTCAACGTGCTGAGCAAGAAGGATATGATGAAGTGAATATCAATCTTGGCTGCCCTAGTGATAAGGTTCAAGCAGGACGTTTTGGTGCCTGTTTGATGAACGATCCAAAACAGGTTGTTCATTGTATTCATGCCATGCGACAAGCAGGGAGTATTCCTGTTACAGCCAAAACTAGAATAGGAATTGATCATCAAGACAGTTATGAATTTTTTAGTGATTTTGTAAATCAATTAGTTGAAGCCGGGGCACAAAAGATTATTGTTCATGCACGTAAAGCTTGGTTAAACGGTTTAAATCCAAAGCAAAATCGAACAATTCCACCGGTTAATTACGAGTATGTTTATCGTCTTAAAAAGGAAATTCCTGCAATTCCGATAGTGATCAATGGCAATATTTTGAATATAGGAGAAATTAAGGAACATCTGCAACATGTTGAAGGAGTGATGCTTGGACGTTTAGCTTGTGATAATCCTTTTCAAATAGCAACAATACATCAAACGCTTTATCCTGAAACTTCCGTGAGAACACGCAGTCAGGTATTTAACTATTATTTGGATTATTTGCTTGATCAATACAGCAAGGGTGTATCGCTTAGTTTACTAATAAAACCTGTATTCAACCTTGCTTTTGGTTTACCTGGCGCCAGTCAGTGGAAAAAAAAGTTGATGCTGATTTTGCAGGATAAAAATTTAACTTTGTTTCAAGAACTAAGCGAGTATCTTCAGAATATTGAATTGCTTGCAGCGGTGTGA
- the recJ gene encoding single-stranded-DNA-specific exonuclease RecJ — MLIKQRPRPSHILDLPNVPDVLRRIFANRGIKESCQLDKQLQTLLPFDSFKGIKEACVRLESALREQHRILIIGDFDADGATSTALAVTALRAMGAQFVDYLVPNRFEFGYGLTPQIVEVASKWKPDLIITVDNGIASVEGVEKANQLGIDVLITDHHLPADTLPAACAIVNPNQPDCKFPSKSIAGVGVIFYVMLALRRHLVNANWFHEMNITEPNMASFLDLVALGTVADVVGLDQNNRIMVNQGLSRIRQGQCRVGIRALIEVSGREYARLRESDLGFAIAPRLNAAGRLDDMALGIECLITTDQQQARNYCQQLDELNEERKLIETEMKEQAMLALEKLALSTEYTSNHLPIALCLFDKTWHQGVIGILAGRVKERYHRPVIAFAEVSEHELKGSARSVPDLNIRDVLAAIDKDYPGLISKFGGHAMAAGLSIHPNSFKVFSEALISEVSKHIDLSQCEGEVLTDGPLQPEELNIEIAQLIQQAGPWGQQFAEPVFDNVFEVLEQRLVGKNHLKMTLATTQGDQQVDAIAFNIDLKSWPNHRVKYIHAAYKLDINFYQGRTRLQLLIQAMNAVHQK, encoded by the coding sequence ATGCTAATTAAACAACGCCCCAGACCATCACACATACTCGATTTACCTAATGTGCCTGATGTATTAAGGCGAATATTTGCAAACAGGGGGATCAAAGAATCTTGCCAATTGGATAAACAACTCCAAACATTACTGCCTTTTGACAGCTTTAAGGGAATCAAAGAGGCTTGTGTACGTTTAGAGAGCGCATTACGTGAACAGCATAGAATTTTAATCATTGGTGATTTTGATGCAGATGGTGCAACTTCAACCGCACTTGCTGTTACTGCTTTACGGGCTATGGGAGCTCAATTTGTTGATTATTTGGTTCCTAATCGGTTTGAGTTTGGCTATGGTTTAACACCTCAAATCGTTGAGGTGGCCAGTAAATGGAAGCCTGATCTCATTATCACCGTAGATAACGGTATTGCTAGTGTTGAGGGTGTGGAAAAAGCAAACCAGTTAGGGATTGATGTTTTAATCACCGATCATCATTTGCCTGCAGATACTCTTCCTGCTGCCTGTGCTATTGTGAACCCAAATCAGCCAGATTGTAAATTTCCCAGTAAATCGATTGCTGGCGTAGGGGTTATTTTTTACGTCATGCTGGCTTTGCGTAGACATTTGGTGAATGCCAATTGGTTCCATGAAATGAATATCACTGAACCTAATATGGCCAGTTTTTTGGATTTAGTTGCATTAGGCACTGTCGCTGATGTAGTGGGGCTGGATCAGAATAACCGCATTATGGTGAATCAAGGTCTTTCCAGAATTCGTCAAGGACAATGTCGTGTAGGAATTAGGGCTTTGATTGAAGTGTCTGGACGTGAGTATGCGCGACTAAGAGAGTCCGATTTAGGTTTTGCTATTGCACCAAGACTCAATGCTGCAGGAAGATTGGACGATATGGCTTTAGGCATAGAATGCTTAATTACTACCGATCAGCAACAAGCCAGAAACTATTGTCAACAACTCGATGAGTTAAATGAAGAAAGAAAGTTGATTGAAACTGAAATGAAAGAGCAAGCAATGCTTGCATTGGAAAAACTTGCTTTAAGTACAGAATATACAAGTAATCATTTACCCATCGCCTTATGCCTTTTTGATAAAACCTGGCATCAGGGGGTTATTGGAATTTTAGCGGGACGCGTGAAAGAGCGATATCATCGACCTGTTATTGCATTTGCGGAAGTCAGTGAACATGAATTAAAAGGATCTGCACGGTCTGTTCCGGATTTAAATATTCGAGATGTATTGGCAGCAATTGATAAGGATTATCCAGGGCTCATCAGTAAATTTGGTGGTCATGCCATGGCTGCAGGTCTGAGTATTCATCCAAACTCGTTTAAAGTCTTTAGTGAAGCATTAATTTCTGAAGTGAGTAAGCATATTGATTTATCTCAATGCGAAGGGGAAGTGCTTACAGATGGGCCATTGCAGCCTGAAGAGCTTAATATTGAGATTGCTCAATTGATCCAGCAAGCGGGTCCTTGGGGACAGCAATTTGCTGAGCCTGTATTTGATAATGTTTTTGAAGTGCTTGAGCAACGACTGGTGGGAAAAAATCATTTGAAAATGACTTTGGCAACAACACAGGGTGATCAACAGGTGGATGCGATTGCATTTAACATTGATTTAAAATCTTGGCCAAACCACAGAGTTAAATACATCCATGCGGCTTATAAGCTGGATATTAATTTTTACCAAGGACGCACACGCTTACAATTACTTATTCAAGCAATGAATGCGGTACATCAAAAATAG
- the alaC gene encoding alanine transaminase, translated as MSQFPRINRLPPYVFNTLTQLKTEARARGEDIIDFGMGNPDQPTPPHIVNKLIEAVQRPDTHRYSMSKGIPRLRRAMASWYQRNYDVQLNSETQILATIGSKEGLAHLALAISGPGDTILVPDPAYPIHTYGFIIAGANVKQIPLINETQFLASIEDTINRSLPKPKALVINFPANPSTHCVDYSFFEQVIDLAKKHKIWVIHDLAYADIVFDGYKAPSILQVPGATDVAIETYSMSKSYNMPGWRVGFACGNEELVAALTRIKSYLDYGTFTPIQVAAIAALDGPDECVHEIRALYEKRRNILCDGLNEIGWEVTRPKATMFVWAPIPTHYQHMGSLEFSKYLLKEAHVAVSPGIGFGQQGDHHVRFGLIENKDRMRQALRNLKALFRRDGLIKAEETCML; from the coding sequence ATGAGTCAATTTCCGCGCATAAATCGTTTGCCACCCTATGTTTTTAATACTTTAACGCAATTAAAAACCGAAGCGCGGGCGCGGGGAGAAGACATTATTGATTTCGGTATGGGAAATCCGGATCAACCCACACCACCTCATATTGTCAATAAGTTAATTGAGGCAGTACAAAGGCCAGATACCCATCGATACTCTATGTCCAAAGGAATACCAAGGTTAAGAAGGGCTATGGCCTCCTGGTATCAACGTAACTATGATGTACAGTTAAATAGTGAGACTCAAATATTAGCTACTATTGGTTCAAAAGAGGGGTTGGCACATTTGGCCTTAGCGATAAGTGGGCCTGGAGATACCATACTGGTCCCTGATCCAGCTTATCCTATCCATACCTATGGATTTATTATTGCAGGTGCTAACGTCAAACAAATTCCTTTGATTAATGAAACTCAGTTTTTAGCGTCAATAGAGGACACAATTAATCGAAGCTTGCCGAAACCTAAAGCATTAGTCATTAATTTCCCGGCTAATCCAAGTACGCATTGTGTCGATTATTCTTTTTTTGAGCAAGTAATTGATCTGGCTAAAAAACATAAAATTTGGGTAATTCATGATTTAGCTTATGCTGATATTGTATTTGATGGATATAAAGCTCCATCAATACTTCAAGTACCCGGCGCTACGGATGTTGCCATCGAAACCTATTCGATGTCCAAGTCATATAATATGCCGGGTTGGCGAGTTGGTTTTGCTTGTGGAAATGAGGAACTCGTTGCCGCGCTTACTCGAATTAAATCTTATTTGGATTACGGTACGTTTACACCAATCCAAGTTGCTGCTATTGCCGCACTAGATGGGCCTGATGAGTGTGTGCATGAAATCAGGGCACTCTATGAGAAAAGACGTAATATTCTTTGTGATGGTTTAAATGAGATTGGCTGGGAAGTGACTCGACCCAAAGCAACTATGTTCGTTTGGGCACCCATCCCAACTCATTATCAACACATGGGGTCACTTGAATTCAGCAAATACTTACTTAAAGAAGCTCATGTCGCTGTATCCCCAGGGATAGGCTTTGGCCAACAAGGTGATCATCATGTTCGTTTTGGTTTAATAGAAAATAAAGATCGTATGCGGCAAGCATTACGAAACTTAAAGGCATTGTTTCGTAGAGATGGATTGATTAAGGCCGAAGAAACATGCATGTTGTAA
- a CDS encoding Mth938-like domain-containing protein produces the protein MNINLESAEQHAVQAYSDNKIQINSIVYERSLIISKTEIISDLSIKAIEEIDAHYMNLLTQFKPEIIIIGHEHTGKLLPLSILNQLTQQQIGIECMSVGAACRTYNVLLSEHRAVVAGFIFK, from the coding sequence ATGAACATCAATTTAGAGTCAGCAGAACAACACGCAGTACAAGCTTATAGTGATAACAAAATTCAGATTAATTCCATTGTTTATGAACGCAGTTTAATAATTTCTAAAACGGAAATCATTAGTGATCTTTCAATTAAAGCCATTGAAGAAATTGATGCACACTATATGAACTTATTAACGCAATTTAAACCGGAAATTATCATCATTGGTCATGAACATACCGGAAAACTCCTGCCTCTGTCAATTCTCAATCAACTGACACAACAGCAAATAGGTATAGAATGCATGTCTGTAGGTGCAGCATGTCGTACTTATAATGTGTTATTGAGTGAGCACCGTGCCGTTGTTGCAGGATTTATTTTTAAATAG
- the relA gene encoding GTP diphosphokinase produces MVRVKDTVPLCEDGSIDVDLWLHQLGAKGYLENLELIRSACTLSQLAGQEHATETGHSCLQQGLIMADLLADLEVDPETLAAAIIFENVHYADLSIDDVSEQLGPNIAKLVKGIERMSAMHSFQGLNKYPQNKQQIDNIRKMLLAMVDDVRAVLIKLAERLCVLRTATHLSEELRKQLATEAMEIYAPLANRLGIGAIKWEMEDLAFRHLHPEDYKAIAKGLKAKRLERDNFVNTIVAQLNEQIKASGIDHFAVYGRSKHIHSIYKKMTRKNVSLDEIYDATAVRVLVDTQPQCYEVLGMVHTLWKQIPAEFDDYIINPKANGYQSLHTAVTGPEGRAFEVQIRTFHMHDLAEMGVAAHWKYKEGGFKQKQSHERKIEWLRDVLAWHREMASNKGVPESTTTEFLEDRVYVFTPDGDVLDLPQGVTPLDFAYHVHSDLGHRCRGARINGHIVPLTYQLKTGDKVEILAGKEIKPSRDWINPHLNYLKTSRAKAKVLHWFKMQDYDRNIQDGRELLDKELKSLGIKSDKLNEVATALHFKKLDDLYANLGRGDIKIGQIISKLAPPATSELNLERFVKPQAKPEVTGSDLRIEGVGNLLTFMARCCQPVPGDPVIGYITVGRGVSVHRPDCPNIIHASERQKQRFLQVTWGSATRENYVVDILIKAFDRSELLKDVTSLLANEKAHVYALQTQSNKQENMAYITLTVDVDGLNSLSRLLTKLEQIPNVLEARRQL; encoded by the coding sequence ATGGTTAGAGTAAAAGATACCGTTCCATTGTGCGAAGATGGAAGCATTGATGTTGATTTATGGCTTCATCAATTAGGCGCAAAAGGTTATTTGGAAAATCTTGAACTCATTCGTAGCGCATGTACTCTCAGTCAGCTTGCAGGTCAAGAACATGCTACAGAAACAGGTCATTCTTGTTTGCAACAAGGATTGATTATGGCAGATTTGCTTGCTGATCTTGAAGTTGACCCGGAAACTCTGGCTGCTGCAATTATTTTTGAAAATGTGCATTATGCCGATCTGTCCATTGATGATGTGTCGGAGCAGTTGGGTCCTAATATTGCAAAGCTGGTGAAAGGTATTGAGCGCATGAGCGCGATGCACAGTTTTCAAGGATTAAATAAATACCCTCAAAATAAGCAACAAATTGATAACATTCGCAAAATGTTATTGGCTATGGTAGATGATGTGCGGGCTGTATTAATCAAGCTTGCTGAACGTTTGTGTGTTTTAAGAACCGCCACTCATTTATCTGAAGAATTACGCAAACAACTAGCTACCGAGGCAATGGAAATTTATGCTCCCTTAGCCAACAGACTGGGAATAGGGGCGATTAAGTGGGAAATGGAAGACTTGGCTTTTCGTCATCTACATCCTGAAGATTATAAAGCGATTGCCAAGGGTCTGAAGGCGAAACGACTGGAGCGCGACAACTTTGTCAATACTATTGTTGCCCAGCTTAATGAACAAATTAAAGCAAGTGGAATAGATCATTTTGCTGTTTACGGCAGATCAAAACATATCCATAGTATTTATAAAAAGATGACCCGCAAGAATGTGTCGCTTGATGAAATTTATGATGCTACGGCGGTACGTGTACTCGTAGATACCCAACCTCAATGTTATGAGGTCTTAGGTATGGTGCATACACTTTGGAAGCAAATTCCAGCTGAGTTCGATGATTATATTATTAATCCTAAAGCAAATGGCTATCAATCCTTGCATACAGCAGTTACAGGCCCTGAAGGTCGAGCTTTTGAAGTACAAATAAGAACATTTCATATGCATGATTTGGCCGAAATGGGGGTTGCCGCACATTGGAAATATAAAGAGGGTGGTTTTAAACAGAAACAAAGCCATGAACGTAAAATTGAATGGTTACGCGATGTTTTGGCTTGGCATCGAGAAATGGCAAGTAATAAAGGGGTTCCCGAAAGTACAACCACAGAGTTTCTCGAAGATAGGGTTTATGTTTTTACTCCTGATGGTGATGTCCTTGATCTACCCCAAGGCGTCACTCCTTTGGATTTTGCATACCATGTACACAGTGATTTAGGACATCGCTGTCGAGGGGCCCGTATCAATGGCCATATCGTTCCATTGACTTATCAACTGAAAACAGGAGATAAGGTAGAGATTTTGGCTGGAAAAGAAATCAAGCCATCTCGTGATTGGATCAATCCCCACTTGAACTATCTCAAAACATCCCGAGCTAAGGCCAAAGTATTGCATTGGTTTAAAATGCAAGATTACGATCGAAATATCCAGGATGGACGTGAGTTATTAGATAAAGAATTAAAATCATTAGGAATAAAATCTGATAAACTGAATGAAGTGGCGACGGCACTGCATTTCAAAAAGCTTGATGATCTCTATGCAAATCTTGGACGTGGTGATATCAAGATAGGACAAATTATTAGTAAGCTTGCTCCACCAGCTACTTCTGAACTCAATCTTGAGCGATTTGTTAAACCACAGGCCAAACCAGAAGTTACTGGAAGCGATCTTCGGATTGAAGGAGTCGGTAATTTATTAACTTTTATGGCTCGATGTTGCCAACCCGTGCCAGGTGATCCGGTAATTGGCTACATTACTGTAGGAAGAGGTGTGTCAGTACATAGACCAGATTGTCCTAACATTATTCATGCGAGTGAACGCCAAAAGCAACGCTTCCTGCAGGTTACTTGGGGCAGTGCTACACGTGAAAACTATGTAGTGGATATTTTAATCAAGGCATTTGATCGTTCTGAGCTTTTAAAAGATGTCACTTCATTACTCGCCAATGAAAAAGCACATGTCTATGCGCTACAAACTCAAAGTAACAAACAAGAAAACATGGCCTACATTACATTAACTGTAGATGTTGATGGCCTAAATAGCCTGTCTCGCTTATTAACAAAATTAGAGCAAATCCCGAATGTGCTTGAGGCACGAAGACAGCTTTAA
- the rlmD gene encoding 23S rRNA (uracil(1939)-C(5))-methyltransferase RlmD produces MRRAKPKQNPTPQTAQIDNLSHDGKGVARIQGKATFIQGALPGEFVEFQYKRIKKDFDEGLLLKVLKPSSLRVEPKCPHYSMCGGCSLQHMSEEEQIHFKQEQLLDLLLRYGHTKPQTVLLPLVSNYWNYRNKARLSVRFVEKKQTSMVGFRERNNPRYITEITQCPVLNAKLDADIIPLRQLIDSMQDKHCIAQIEVAAGDEEVALIFRNLNALNCEDELKIQKFAENYQYKIFLQPGGPDSVYCFYPPKSSEYLTYTLPDYQITYSFHPTDFTQVNSALNRSMVSQAIQLMDLKSTDIVLDLFCGLGNFSLPMAKFCAKVLGVEGSKTMVERAYMNAKLNHIQNVDFYAANLDDVNEVKKLVQQPCSKVLIDPPRSGALEIVKQIDALNPERIVYVSCNPVTLARDTDILVNQKGYTLIKAGVMDMFPHTAHVESIALFEKG; encoded by the coding sequence ATGAGAAGAGCAAAACCCAAACAAAATCCCACCCCGCAAACTGCTCAAATCGATAATTTAAGCCACGATGGAAAAGGAGTTGCACGTATTCAAGGTAAGGCAACTTTTATTCAAGGTGCTTTGCCAGGTGAATTCGTTGAGTTCCAGTATAAAAGGATAAAAAAAGATTTTGATGAAGGCCTTTTACTTAAGGTTCTTAAACCATCTTCCTTACGTGTGGAACCTAAGTGTCCGCATTATTCAATGTGTGGGGGTTGTTCATTACAACATATGAGTGAAGAAGAACAAATTCATTTTAAACAAGAGCAATTATTGGATTTGTTATTACGATACGGGCATACCAAACCGCAAACTGTGTTATTACCTCTTGTTTCAAATTATTGGAATTACAGAAATAAGGCACGATTAAGCGTACGATTTGTTGAGAAGAAACAGACTTCAATGGTTGGTTTTAGGGAACGTAATAATCCTCGGTATATTACTGAGATTACCCAATGTCCTGTTTTAAATGCCAAACTTGATGCTGATATCATTCCATTAAGGCAATTGATCGATTCGATGCAAGACAAACATTGTATTGCACAAATTGAAGTTGCAGCTGGGGATGAGGAGGTTGCTCTTATTTTTCGGAATTTAAATGCTCTAAATTGTGAAGATGAGTTAAAAATTCAAAAATTTGCTGAAAACTATCAATATAAAATTTTTCTTCAGCCTGGTGGCCCCGATAGCGTTTATTGTTTTTATCCACCCAAATCCAGTGAGTATCTCACTTACACATTACCGGACTATCAGATTACCTATTCATTTCATCCCACAGATTTTACTCAAGTGAATTCTGCGTTAAATCGTTCCATGGTATCGCAAGCAATACAACTTATGGACTTAAAAAGTACAGATATAGTGCTAGACTTATTTTGTGGGTTGGGAAATTTTTCACTTCCAATGGCTAAATTTTGTGCCAAAGTACTCGGTGTTGAAGGCAGTAAGACTATGGTTGAAAGAGCATATATGAATGCCAAATTAAACCATATTCAAAATGTAGATTTTTATGCTGCAAATTTGGATGATGTTAATGAAGTAAAGAAACTGGTTCAACAGCCTTGCAGTAAAGTATTAATTGACCCTCCTCGATCAGGCGCGCTTGAAATTGTGAAACAAATTGATGCATTAAATCCAGAGCGTATTGTTTATGTATCGTGTAATCCCGTAACATTAGCACGAGATACTGATATATTAGTCAATCAAAAAGGCTATACACTGATAAAAGCAGGAGTAATGGATATGTTCCCTCATACTGCCCATGTTGAGTCGATAGCGTTATTTGAAAAAGGATAA
- the rimI gene encoding ribosomal protein S18-alanine N-acetyltransferase: protein MAFNIRRMTESDVDAVYLIEKNAHIAPWSREILRDCVRVGYDCRLCEVDEESKLQIGGYIISRHSNKCCHILNFCIAKPFQSKGYGRQFLQKVLFSLTESQHIDYVILEVRPSNKAALSLYQTMGFEQVEIKPGYYIEDNNIEDAIVLKKILHIQN from the coding sequence ATGGCATTCAACATTCGGCGCATGACTGAATCAGATGTTGATGCAGTTTATTTAATTGAAAAAAATGCTCATATTGCTCCTTGGAGTAGAGAAATTTTAAGGGATTGCGTTCGTGTAGGATATGATTGTCGCCTATGCGAAGTTGATGAAGAAAGTAAACTACAGATTGGTGGTTATATTATTTCCAGACACAGTAACAAATGCTGTCATATTTTAAATTTTTGTATTGCCAAACCATTTCAATCAAAAGGTTATGGACGCCAATTTCTGCAAAAAGTACTTTTTTCTTTAACTGAATCACAGCATATTGATTATGTCATTCTTGAGGTGCGGCCTAGCAATAAAGCAGCGTTATCTCTTTATCAGACTATGGGCTTTGAACAAGTAGAAATTAAACCGGGTTATTACATAGAAGATAATAATATTGAAGATGCAATTGTATTGAAAAAGATATTACACATTCAAAATTAA
- the lpdA gene encoding dihydrolipoyl dehydrogenase, with amino-acid sequence MANKIKTDVVVLGSGPGGYTAAFRAADLGKKVVLVERYDSLGGVCLNVGCIPSKALLHIAKVVDEAHEMSEQGISFGKPKLDNKKIVAWKNSVVSKLTGGLKALSKQRKVEVITGVGKFSGSHQITVATKDGSVEVEFENAIIAVGSESINLPFIPEDKRIFSSTGALELADIKGNLLVLGGGIIGLEMATVYSSLGVDVTVVEFMDQLIPGADFDLVNVLQKRMQKKGVKFLLKTKVTAVEAKKDGIYVSMEGEHATDKPLCFQQVLVSVGRKPNGGAIDAEKAGVKVDERGFIKVDNQQRTNVSHIFAIGDVVGQPMLAHKAIPEGKVAAEVIAGKKHYFDPKCIASVAYTDPEVAWTGLTEKEAKEKGIRYEKATFPWAASGRALSMGREEGMTKLLFCPDTNRILGAGIVGINAGDLIAETSLAIEMCCDVEDIALTIHPHPTLSETIAQAAEAFEGTITDLYLPKKKKSTE; translated from the coding sequence ATGGCTAATAAAATTAAAACTGATGTCGTTGTGTTAGGAAGTGGACCTGGTGGATACACAGCAGCATTTAGAGCAGCGGACTTAGGAAAAAAAGTAGTTTTAGTTGAACGTTATGATTCACTAGGTGGAGTTTGTTTAAATGTGGGCTGTATCCCTTCTAAAGCATTGTTGCATATTGCAAAAGTTGTTGATGAAGCTCATGAAATGTCTGAGCAAGGTATAAGCTTTGGCAAACCAAAACTGGATAATAAAAAAATTGTTGCATGGAAAAACTCAGTTGTTTCCAAATTAACTGGTGGTTTAAAAGCCTTATCAAAACAAAGGAAAGTAGAAGTAATTACCGGAGTAGGGAAGTTCTCGGGTTCCCACCAAATAACTGTTGCTACCAAAGATGGCTCAGTCGAAGTGGAGTTTGAAAACGCTATCATTGCTGTAGGTTCTGAATCCATTAATTTACCTTTTATTCCTGAAGACAAACGTATTTTTAGTTCAACAGGTGCGTTAGAACTTGCTGACATTAAAGGCAATTTATTGGTTTTAGGTGGAGGAATTATTGGACTGGAAATGGCCACAGTTTATTCATCTCTTGGAGTTGATGTAACCGTTGTTGAATTTATGGATCAACTTATTCCAGGTGCTGATTTTGATCTCGTTAATGTTTTGCAAAAACGCATGCAAAAGAAAGGCGTCAAATTCCTTTTGAAAACCAAAGTAACCGCAGTTGAAGCCAAAAAAGATGGTATTTATGTTTCTATGGAAGGCGAGCATGCAACCGACAAACCGCTGTGCTTCCAACAAGTTCTTGTTTCAGTTGGAAGAAAACCAAACGGTGGTGCGATTGATGCAGAAAAAGCTGGGGTAAAGGTGGACGAGCGAGGCTTTATCAAGGTAGATAATCAGCAACGAACCAATGTGTCGCATATTTTTGCTATCGGTGATGTAGTTGGACAACCTATGCTTGCCCATAAAGCAATTCCTGAAGGTAAAGTTGCTGCAGAAGTTATCGCTGGAAAAAAACATTATTTTGATCCCAAATGTATTGCGAGTGTTGCTTATACCGATCCCGAGGTTGCTTGGACAGGTTTAACTGAAAAGGAAGCTAAAGAAAAAGGTATTCGTTATGAAAAAGCTACCTTCCCTTGGGCTGCCAGTGGCCGTGCTCTCAGTATGGGACGTGAAGAAGGAATGACTAAATTGTTATTTTGTCCTGATACCAACCGAATATTGGGTGCAGGAATTGTTGGAATTAATGCTGGTGATTTAATCGCTGAAACATCACTGGCTATTGAAATGTGTTGTGATGTTGAAGATATTGCTCTGACAATACACCCACATCCAACACTTTCGGAAACTATTGCTCAAGCTGCAGAGGCATTTGAGGGTACGATAACCGATCTTTATTTGCCAAAAAAGAAAAAAAGTACTGAGTAA